One Setaria viridis chromosome 3, Setaria_viridis_v4.0, whole genome shotgun sequence DNA window includes the following coding sequences:
- the LOC117848630 gene encoding pseudo histidine-containing phosphotransfer protein 5 isoform X2: MECYNLQRQAACLKKNLFDQGYLDEQFCQIEDLQDEASPNFAEEVVSLFFKDSARLMTNIEQAMEKNPRDFNRWDSHMQQLKGSCSSIGASRMKNECTSFRNSCGDENAEGCMRSFQKLKREHGVLRQKLESYFQLLRQAGPAETAIRRGGR, encoded by the exons ATGGAGTGTTATAATTTGCAGCGCCAGGCAGCATGCTTGAAAAAGAACCTCTTTGATCAG GGGTACTTGGATGAGCAATTTTGTCAGATTGAAGACTTGCAGGATGAAGCAAGTCCTAATTTTGCAGAAGAAGTTGTTTCCTTATTCTTCAAGGACTCAGCCAGACTAATGACAAATATTGAGCAAGCTAT GGAGAAGAACCCCAGAGATTTCAATAGATGGGATTCACACATGCAGCAATTGAAAGGAAGCTGTTCTAG CATTGGTGCTTCTAGGATGAAGAATGAGTGCACATCATTCAGGAATAGCTGTGGAGACGAGAATGCTGAAGG CTGCATGAGGTCTTTCCAAAAGTTGAAGAGGGAGCATGGTGTCCTCAGGCAGAAGCTGGAATCCTACTTCCAG CTGCTCCGACAAGCCGGCCCTGCTGAGACTGCAATCAGGCGTGGGGGGCGATGA
- the LOC117848630 gene encoding pseudo histidine-containing phosphotransfer protein 5 isoform X1 — translation MHLSRLQGTIQKDNYYYLIMQLLLRYLIACVLYVEGYLDEQFCQIEDLQDEASPNFAEEVVSLFFKDSARLMTNIEQAMEKNPRDFNRWDSHMQQLKGSCSSIGASRMKNECTSFRNSCGDENAEGCMRSFQKLKREHGVLRQKLESYFQLLRQAGPAETAIRRGGR, via the exons ATGCATCTGTCACGTCTTCAGGGTACTATACAAAAAGATAACTACTATTATCTGATCATGCAATTGCTACTGAGATATCTCATCGcctgtgtgttgtatgttgAG GGGTACTTGGATGAGCAATTTTGTCAGATTGAAGACTTGCAGGATGAAGCAAGTCCTAATTTTGCAGAAGAAGTTGTTTCCTTATTCTTCAAGGACTCAGCCAGACTAATGACAAATATTGAGCAAGCTAT GGAGAAGAACCCCAGAGATTTCAATAGATGGGATTCACACATGCAGCAATTGAAAGGAAGCTGTTCTAG CATTGGTGCTTCTAGGATGAAGAATGAGTGCACATCATTCAGGAATAGCTGTGGAGACGAGAATGCTGAAGG CTGCATGAGGTCTTTCCAAAAGTTGAAGAGGGAGCATGGTGTCCTCAGGCAGAAGCTGGAATCCTACTTCCAG CTGCTCCGACAAGCCGGCCCTGCTGAGACTGCAATCAGGCGTGGGGGGCGATGA
- the LOC117848630 gene encoding pseudo histidine-containing phosphotransfer protein 5 isoform X3, with protein sequence MGYLDEQFCQIEDLQDEASPNFAEEVVSLFFKDSARLMTNIEQAMEKNPRDFNRWDSHMQQLKGSCSSIGASRMKNECTSFRNSCGDENAEGCMRSFQKLKREHGVLRQKLESYFQLLRQAGPAETAIRRGGR encoded by the exons ATG GGGTACTTGGATGAGCAATTTTGTCAGATTGAAGACTTGCAGGATGAAGCAAGTCCTAATTTTGCAGAAGAAGTTGTTTCCTTATTCTTCAAGGACTCAGCCAGACTAATGACAAATATTGAGCAAGCTAT GGAGAAGAACCCCAGAGATTTCAATAGATGGGATTCACACATGCAGCAATTGAAAGGAAGCTGTTCTAG CATTGGTGCTTCTAGGATGAAGAATGAGTGCACATCATTCAGGAATAGCTGTGGAGACGAGAATGCTGAAGG CTGCATGAGGTCTTTCCAAAAGTTGAAGAGGGAGCATGGTGTCCTCAGGCAGAAGCTGGAATCCTACTTCCAG CTGCTCCGACAAGCCGGCCCTGCTGAGACTGCAATCAGGCGTGGGGGGCGATGA
- the LOC117848627 gene encoding uncharacterized protein yields the protein MADWDGIPERERRQMEEILQLDMEELNVEVVDEDEEEEEEEQGAGNEEDDDVDAFLRANDGDGVASTSGPFTFNTSLASLHTYLGEVDDTRGRVSLLDGGTVINLPMFYLQGVVLFPGATLPLRVIQSRLVVTIDKALRLADAPCTIGVVLMRRHSNHRHYAALVGTTAEIRQLGRLDDGSLNVVARGQQRFRLRRHWIDVDRVVWGEVQIIEEDIPLRTPRDAFAQLAACNRFNLHTSSSVISLDMSPIKQDHIDSELECDTPSPNASNHSAVDIRLSHLGSQLSDSMKSSSDEEGDLMHQRWRQKRRSMRESGASSRSDKKTNTSNEDDLCLTPLRSLPTARTRDTKRLRQYHAYSMQASQAPLSFWHRWVYEMYDSYTLARRAAELWRQIIAKPSMDDHVRKPDILSFHIGSKLPVSESVRQKLLEIDGISYRLQKEIQLLKAFNLIKCRICQSHIAKRSNMVVMSTDGPLGAYVNPHGCVHETITVSNATGLALIGNPSTVHSWFPGYSWTIASCAACESHIGWLFRATKKNLRPRSFWGIRSSQIADDAQVDQSE from the exons ATGGCGGACTGGGACGGGATCccggagcgggagcggcggcagatGGAGGAGATCCTGCAGCTCGACATGGAGGAGCTCAACGTCGAGGTGGTCgacgaagacgaggaggaggaggaagaagagcaaggTGCTGGcaacgaggaggacgacgacgtcgaTGCCTTCCTCAG AGCTAATGATGGAGATGGAGTGGCTAGCACCTCTGGACCTTTCACATTCAATACATCGCTAGCCTCACTACACACCTACCTTGGTG AGGTTGATGATACTCGGGGTAGAGTTTCTCTCTTAGATGGTGGCACAGTCATCAACTTACCAATGTTCTATCTTCAAG GCGTTGTTCTATTTCCTGGAGCTACCCTGCCTCTCAGAGTAATTCAGTCTAGATTAGTAGTAACTATTGACAAAGCTTTGAGACTGGCTGATGCTCCATGCACAATTGGTGTG GTTCTCATGCGTCGACACTCAAATCATCGACATTATGCTGCTTTAGTTGGAACAACAGCAGAG ATACGTCAACTTGGAAGGTTGGATGATGGTTCATTAAATGTTGTTGCCCGTGGCCAACAACGATTTCGTCTGAGGAGGCACTGGATTGACGTTGATCGGGTG GTTTGGGGTGAAGTCCAAATCATTGAAGAAGATATTCCTTTGAGAACTCCAAGAGATGCGTTTGCTCAGCTAGCTGCATGTAATAGGTTCAATCTGCACACTTCTTCGTCAGTCATCAGTTTGGATATGTCTCCGATCAAACAAGATCATATAGATTCAGAACTAGAGTGCGATACTCCATCACCTAATGCAAGCAACCATTCAGCAGTTGATATAAGGCTGAGCCATCTAGGCTCACAGTTGAGTGATTCAATGAAATCATCCTCAGATGAAGAGGGAGATTTGATGCACCAGCGGTGGAGGCAGAAGCGACGTTCTATGAGGGAAAGTGGTGCATCAAGTCGGTCGGACAAGAAGACCAACACGAGCAACGAGGATGATCTTTGCTTGACACCTCTCCGATCATTGCCAACAGCAAGAACAAGAGATACTAAGCGGCTGCGACAGTACCAtgcttactcaatgcaggcttCTCAGGCCCCATTATCATTTTGGCATCGGTGGGTGTATGAAATGTATGACTCATATACACTTGCTCGTAGGGCTGCAG AGTTATGGAGACAGATAATTGCAAAACCAAGCATGGACGATCATGTAAGAAAGCCAGACATCTTGTCATTTCACATCGGAAGCAAACTTCCAGTTTCAGAATCTGTGAGACAAAAACTTCTGGAGATCGACGGAATTTCATATCGTCTACAGAAAGAAATTCAGCTTCTCAAGGCCTTTAACCTTATTAAATGCAGAATTTGCCAG TCCCATATAGCAAAACGTAGTAACATGGTGGTGATGTCTACTGATGGGCCTCTTGGTGCCTATGTCAACCCTCATGGTTGTGTCCATGAGACAATTACAGTCAGCAATGCAACTGGGCTTGCTCTCATTGGCAATCCTTCAACGGTTCACAGCTGGTTTCCAGG GTACTCGTGGACAATTGCATCATGCGCAGCCTGCGAGTCCCACATAGGCTGGCTATTCAGAGCCACCAAGAAGAATCTGCGTCCGAGGTCCTTCTGGGGGATCCGCAGCTCACAAATTGCAGATGACGCCCAAGTAGATCAGAGCGAGTGA
- the LOC117846812 gene encoding probable pectinesterase 53 — protein sequence MATARLVLLCCCVAAALLAASCGGVAAGGRHGPKRHTHTRRLRPGKGGAAAAAGAAAKPYPVNATRVEAIERQFTRWVRFMGAPGHSSYNRALNRAILPARTLVVDKTPGAGDFTSIQAAVDSLPLINLARVVIKVNAGTYTEKVNISPMRAFVTVEGAGADKTVVQWGDTADTVGSWGRAMGTFGSATFAVNSMFFVAKNITFKNTAPMPKPGALGKQGVALRISADNAAFVGCNFLGAQDTLYDHLGRHYYRDCYIEGSIDFIFGNALSLYEGCHVHAIARNYGALTAQNRQSLLEDTGFSFVNCRVTGSGALYLGRAWGTFSRVVFAYTYMDNIIIPRGWYNWGDPTREMTVFYGQYKCTGPGANYAGRVQWSRELTDEEAKPFISLDFIDGLEWLKL from the exons ATGGCGACGGCGCGGCTCGTGCTCCTCTGCTGCTGCGTCGCCGCGGCGCTTCTCGCCGCGTCGTGCGGCGGGGTGGCGGCCGGGGGCAGGCACGGGCCGAAGCGGCACACGCACACCCGGCGCCTGCGGCCGGGgaagggcggcgcggcggcggcggcgggggcggccgcgAAGCCGTACCCGGTGAACGCGACGCGGGTGGAGGCGATCGAGCGGCAGTTCACGCGGTGGGTGCGCTTCATGGGCGCGCCGGGCCACAGCAGCTACAACCGGGCGCTCAACCGCGCAATCCTGCCCGCCCGAACGCTCGTCGTCGACAAGacccccggcgccggcgacttCACGTCCATCCAGGCCGCCGTCGACTCGCTCCCGCTCATCAACCTCGCCCGCGTCGTCATCAAGGTCAACGCCGGCACGTACAC GGAGAAGGTGAACATATCGCCGATGCGTGCGTTCGTCACCGtggagggcgccggcgccgacaagACGGTGGTGCAGTGGGGCGACACGGCGGACACGGTCGGGTCCTGGGGCAGGGCCATGGGCACGTTCGGCTCCGCCACGTTCGCCGTGAACTCGATGTTCTTCGTCGCCAAGAACATCACCTTCAAG AACACGGCCCCCATGCCGAAGCCCGGCGCGCTGGGCAAGCAGGGCGTCGCGCTGCGGATATCGGCGGACAACGCGGCGTTCGTGGGGTGCAACTTCCTGGGCGCGCAGGACACGCTGTACGACCACCTGGGCCGGCACTACTACAGGGACTGCTACATCGAGGGCTCCATCGACTTCATCTTCGGCAACGCGCTCTCCCTCTACGAG GGGTGCCATGTGCACGCGATCGCGCGGAACTACGGGGCGCTGACGGCGCAGAACAGGCAGAGCCTGCTGGAGGACACGGGGTTCTCGTTCGTGAACTGCCGGGTGACGGGGTCCGGGGCGCTCTACCTGGGCCGCGCCTGGGGCACCTTCTCCCGGGTCGTCTTCGCCTACACCTACATGGACAACATCATCATCCCGCGCGGATGGTACAACTGGGGCGACCCAACCCGGGAGAT GACGGTGTTCTACGGGCAGTACAAGTGCACGGGGCCGGGCGCCAACTACGCCGGCCGGGTGCAGTGGTCGCGGGAGCTCACCGACGAGGAGGCCAAGCCCTTCATCTCGCTCGACTTCATCGACGGGCTCGAGTGGCTCAAGTTGTAG
- the LOC117848629 gene encoding proteasome subunit alpha type-1, whose translation MFRNQYDTDVTMWSPAGRLFQVEYAMEAVKQGSACVGLCSQNHVVLASVNKAASELSSHQRKVFRVADHAGVALAGLTADGRVLSRFLRNECINHSLVYEAPLPVSRLALRLADKAQVCTQRSWKRPYGVGFLVAGLDETGAHLYYNCPSGNYFEYQAFAIGSRSQVAKTFLERRFKGYKDYTPEQLIKDALSAIKETLQGEKLTSSNCTVAIIGQKADDTIEPFELIDAKKIQETIDSMEAAEAAPTEPSSMQEEGRGSDAAPMDI comes from the exons ATGTTCCGGAACCAGTACGACACCGACGTGACGATGTGGAGCCCCGCGGGGCGGCTCTTCCAGGTGGAGTACGCCATGGAGGCCGTCAAGCAGGGCTCCGCCTGCGTCGGCCTCTGCTCCCAAAACCACGTCGTCCTAGCCTCCGTTAACAAGGCCGCGTCCGAGCTCTCCTCCCACCAGCGCAAGGTCTTCCGCGTCGCCGACCACGCGGGGGTCGCGCTCGCGGGGCTCACCGCCGACGGCCGCGTCCTCTCCCGGTTCCTCCGCAACGAGTGCATCAACCACTCCTTAGTCTACGAAGCGCCGCTCCCAGTGTCCAGGCTCGCGCTACGCCTCGCTGACAAGGCGCAG GTTTGCACACAGCGCTCATGGAAGAGGCCTTATGGTGTTGGGTTCCTTGTCGCCGGACTGGACGAGACTGGAGCTCATCTCTATTATAACTGCCCCAGTGGGAATTACTTTGAGTACCAGGCATTTGCTATTGGTTCTCGCTCTCAGGTCGCCAAGACTTTCCTTGAGCGCAGATTCAAGGGCTACAAGGACTACACCCCGGAGCAACTGATCAAGGATGCCCTCTCTGCCATAAAGGAAACGCTTCAAGGTGAGAAGCTGACCAGCTCCAACTGCACTGTTGCCATCATCGGCCAAAAGGCTGATGACACAATTGAGCCATTCGAGCTGATTGACGCAAAGAAGATCCAAGAAACAATTGACTCGATGGAGGCGGCCGAGGCAGCGCCCACGGAGCCAAGCTCCATGCAGGAGGAGGGCAGGGGTTCAGATGCTGCGCCCATGGACATCTAG